In Callospermophilus lateralis isolate mCalLat2 chromosome 10, mCalLat2.hap1, whole genome shotgun sequence, a single genomic region encodes these proteins:
- the Rpl29 gene encoding large ribosomal subunit protein eL29: MAKSKNHTTHNQSRKWHRNGIKKPRSQRYESLKGVDPKFLRNMRFAKKHNKKGLKKMQANNAKAMSARAEAIKALAKPKEVKPKMPKGASRKLDRLALLAHPKHAKRARAHMARERRLSRPKAKAQAKTQAATPAPASAPAPAPAAAPTPAPAPVPKGTQAPKGAQVPAKAP, translated from the exons ATGGCCAAGTCTAAGAACCACACCACACACAACCAGT CCCGAAAATGGCACAGAAATGGCATCAAGAAACCCCGATCACAAAGATATGAATCTCTTAAGGGG GTAGACCCCAAGTTCCTGAGAAATATGCGTTTTGCCAAGAAGCACAATAAGAAGGGCCTGAAAAAAATGCAGGCAAACAACGCCAAGGCCATGAGTGCACGTGCCGAGGCTATCAAGGCCCTTGCAAAACCTAAGGAAGTTAAGCCCAAGATGCCAAAGGGTGCCAGCCGCAAGCTTGATCGCCTCGCCTTGCTAGCCCATCCCAAGCATGCGAAGCGTGCTCGTGCCCACATGGCCAGGGAACGCAGGCTCAGCCGGCCAAAGGCCAAAGCCCAAGCCAAGACCCAGGCtgcaactccagctccagcatcgGCTCCGGCTCCGGCTCCAGCTGCAGCTCCAACTCCGGCTCCAGCTCCTGTTCCCAAGGGTACCCAGGCCCCCAAGGGTGCCCAGGTCCCTGCAAAGGCTCCATAA